The Carassius carassius chromosome 2, fCarCar2.1, whole genome shotgun sequence genome has a segment encoding these proteins:
- the LOC132097500 gene encoding uncharacterized protein LOC132097500 isoform X2: MALIKIYQRNFVSNHSTEEIISEFPCFRLAKMILSQLSVMVPKVLQVSRSPLMEKFRCVVDDCEDDRLIKGLQLEAAILLLPALFKEDPGLLFEVEGHAQTCPPDTPTPKMVLKGCREGHPMQYDHIVVMLDGQSITEENEDISMTLGPILCIYFLFGIQYPKGLKKTLTVLECVVLKMKDAAGLPVTIKRVYNSICA; the protein is encoded by the exons ATGGCGCTGATAAAAATCTACCAGAGAAATTTTGTGTCTAACCACAGCACGGAGGAGATTATCTCTGAGTTTCCATGTTTCAGACTGGCCAAAATG ATTCTCTCTCAGCTCTCAGTAATGGTACCTAAAGTCCTTCAAGTTTCACGGAGTCCCCTGATGGAGAAGTTCAGGTGTGTGGTTGATGACTGTGAAGATGACAGACTGATAAAAG gACTACAGTTGGAAGCAGCTATTCTGCTCTTGCCTGCACTGTTTAAGGAGGACCCGGGGTTGCTGTTTGAAGTTGAG GGCCATGCTCAGACCTGCCCTCCTGACACACCAACACCTAAAATGGTGCTCAAAGGCTGCAGGGAGGGTCATCCCATGCAATACGACCACATTGTCGTCATGTTGGATGGCCAGTCCATTACTGAGGAGAATGAGGACATCTCAATGACACTGGGCCCCATCCTatgtatatattttctgtttgggATCCAATATCCTAAAGGACTGAAAAAGACACTGACCGTCCTGGAGTGCGTTGTCTTAAAAATGAAGGATGCAGCCGGACTTCCTGTCACAATTAAAAGAGTGTACAACTCAATCTGTGCAtag
- the LOC132097500 gene encoding uncharacterized protein LOC132097500 isoform X3, which yields MFQTGQNDRTNVDVDQKILSQLSVMVPKVLQVSRSPLMEKFRCVVDDCEDDRLIKGLQLEAAILLLPALFKEDPGLLFEVEGHAQTCPPDTPTPKMVLKGCREGHPMQYDHIVVMLDGQSITEENEDISMTLGPILCIYFLFGIQYPKGLKKTLTVLECVVLKMKDAAGLPVTIKRVYNSICA from the exons ATGTTTCAGACTGGCCAAAATG ACCGTACCAACGTTGATGTGGACCAAAAGATTCTCTCTCAGCTCTCAGTAATGGTACCTAAAGTCCTTCAAGTTTCACGGAGTCCCCTGATGGAGAAGTTCAGGTGTGTGGTTGATGACTGTGAAGATGACAGACTGATAAAAG gACTACAGTTGGAAGCAGCTATTCTGCTCTTGCCTGCACTGTTTAAGGAGGACCCGGGGTTGCTGTTTGAAGTTGAG GGCCATGCTCAGACCTGCCCTCCTGACACACCAACACCTAAAATGGTGCTCAAAGGCTGCAGGGAGGGTCATCCCATGCAATACGACCACATTGTCGTCATGTTGGATGGCCAGTCCATTACTGAGGAGAATGAGGACATCTCAATGACACTGGGCCCCATCCTatgtatatattttctgtttgggATCCAATATCCTAAAGGACTGAAAAAGACACTGACCGTCCTGGAGTGCGTTGTCTTAAAAATGAAGGATGCAGCCGGACTTCCTGTCACAATTAAAAGAGTGTACAACTCAATCTGTGCAtag
- the LOC132097500 gene encoding uncharacterized protein LOC132097500 isoform X1: MALIKIYQRNFVSNHSTEEIISEFPCFRLAKMLLWDIRDRTNVDVDQKILSQLSVMVPKVLQVSRSPLMEKFRCVVDDCEDDRLIKGLQLEAAILLLPALFKEDPGLLFEVEGHAQTCPPDTPTPKMVLKGCREGHPMQYDHIVVMLDGQSITEENEDISMTLGPILCIYFLFGIQYPKGLKKTLTVLECVVLKMKDAAGLPVTIKRVYNSICA, translated from the exons ATGGCGCTGATAAAAATCTACCAGAGAAATTTTGTGTCTAACCACAGCACGGAGGAGATTATCTCTGAGTTTCCATGTTTCAGACTGGCCAAAATG CTCCTTTGGGATATTAGAGACCGTACCAACGTTGATGTGGACCAAAAGATTCTCTCTCAGCTCTCAGTAATGGTACCTAAAGTCCTTCAAGTTTCACGGAGTCCCCTGATGGAGAAGTTCAGGTGTGTGGTTGATGACTGTGAAGATGACAGACTGATAAAAG gACTACAGTTGGAAGCAGCTATTCTGCTCTTGCCTGCACTGTTTAAGGAGGACCCGGGGTTGCTGTTTGAAGTTGAG GGCCATGCTCAGACCTGCCCTCCTGACACACCAACACCTAAAATGGTGCTCAAAGGCTGCAGGGAGGGTCATCCCATGCAATACGACCACATTGTCGTCATGTTGGATGGCCAGTCCATTACTGAGGAGAATGAGGACATCTCAATGACACTGGGCCCCATCCTatgtatatattttctgtttgggATCCAATATCCTAAAGGACTGAAAAAGACACTGACCGTCCTGGAGTGCGTTGTCTTAAAAATGAAGGATGCAGCCGGACTTCCTGTCACAATTAAAAGAGTGTACAACTCAATCTGTGCAtag